One genomic window of Candidatus Hydrogenedentota bacterium includes the following:
- a CDS encoding glycosyltransferase, producing the protein MTRIAWMPHIVSAFQERCEVRTAGPVAHDMLRDSWPGEWPPRGHIDCDLSQLSSLFDVLPDGWTPQLVVAVSGGGVPLLASTHDLPCPTVFYSVDTWQCYMDYREALHYDVVFAGQRAYVPLLRETGSRHVYWLPMACNPKVHRPVDAEKSHDIVFVGGTSEPVHWQRARLLETLQSRFDVLARERVYGEEMVTTFSTGRAAFNHSAVQDVNMRIFEALAMGCALLTNRDAERNGLSDLFTDGEHLLMYEEEADLIRKVSQLLGDEALRERLAANGRVNVLERHTYGHRVEAILRTVHELCRGFPFDREGPALRHDRLDEYIPYGARSVLDIGMGLRVTKYSVARRGIERLDGFSEDEAMRLRRAGSFDVVMGELNDSSRGVYDVAAIESDFAAEHFIRTAWTCLVPGGTLLLRCDPAVLTNGEPLDHWLVRRDFHLVQRIRTDDNLTIVAARKRTKRLHEIAREVCDRLRVPGVTAEAVTALLHPDW; encoded by the coding sequence ATGACGCGAATCGCGTGGATGCCGCATATCGTTTCCGCGTTCCAGGAACGCTGCGAAGTTCGCACGGCAGGTCCGGTGGCCCACGACATGTTGCGAGATTCATGGCCGGGAGAATGGCCGCCTCGCGGACACATCGATTGCGATCTTTCGCAGCTTTCCAGTCTGTTTGACGTGCTGCCGGACGGTTGGACGCCACAACTTGTGGTGGCGGTTTCCGGCGGCGGCGTGCCGCTGCTGGCGAGTACGCACGATCTCCCCTGCCCCACCGTCTTTTACAGCGTCGATACGTGGCAGTGCTACATGGATTACCGCGAGGCGCTGCACTACGACGTCGTATTCGCGGGACAGCGGGCTTATGTGCCGCTGCTGCGCGAAACCGGATCGCGTCACGTGTATTGGCTACCGATGGCGTGCAATCCGAAAGTACACCGCCCGGTGGATGCCGAAAAATCGCACGACATCGTATTTGTTGGCGGTACATCCGAACCGGTGCACTGGCAGCGGGCGAGGTTGCTCGAAACGCTGCAATCCCGGTTTGACGTTTTGGCACGCGAGCGAGTGTACGGCGAGGAGATGGTGACGACATTCTCGACGGGCCGCGCCGCGTTCAACCATTCGGCGGTGCAGGACGTCAACATGCGCATCTTCGAAGCGCTGGCGATGGGCTGCGCGTTGCTGACGAACCGCGACGCGGAACGAAATGGCTTGTCCGATTTGTTTACGGATGGCGAACACCTGCTCATGTATGAGGAAGAAGCAGACCTAATTCGCAAGGTGTCCCAATTGTTGGGCGACGAAGCGTTGAGAGAACGGCTTGCGGCCAACGGCAGGGTGAACGTATTGGAGCGCCACACATATGGGCACCGGGTGGAAGCGATACTGCGAACGGTTCACGAATTATGCCGCGGCTTTCCGTTTGATCGTGAAGGTCCCGCCTTACGGCACGATCGGTTGGACGAGTACATACCTTACGGGGCCAGGTCCGTTCTCGATATCGGGATGGGGCTTCGCGTCACGAAGTACAGCGTTGCGCGGCGTGGCATCGAACGTTTGGATGGGTTCTCGGAAGACGAGGCGATGCGGCTCAGACGCGCGGGTTCGTTCGACGTGGTGATGGGCGAACTGAATGATTCGTCCCGTGGGGTATACGACGTTGCCGCTATCGAGTCCGATTTCGCGGCGGAGCACTTCATCCGCACCGCGTGGACCTGTCTCGTCCCCGGAGGCACATTGCTTTTGCGATGCGATCCGGCTGTCCTCACGAATGGCGAGCCACTTGACCATTGGCTGGTTCGCCGCGACTTTCATCTTGTCCAACGCATTCGAACGGACGACAATCTGACGATAGTTGCCGCACGCAAGCGAACGAAACGGCTGCACGAAATCGCGCGGGAAGTGTGTGACCGGCTGCGCGTGCCGGGCGTCACTGCCGAGGCGGTGACCGCGTTGTTGCATCCGGATTGGTAG
- a CDS encoding ABC transporter ATP-binding protein, giving the protein MIQTENLSKRFGNKAAVSSLNIAIGQGEFFCFLGPNGAGKTTTIKMLTGLLKPSEGRALLGGFDIQADPVRTKSILGYIPDTPFLYDKLTGREFMRFVAGLYQLPKSALNGRSEELLELFEVRHVGDQLIENYSHGMRQKLSFASCFLHEPKIIVVDEPWVGLDPKNIRFVKEYLKQKTREGLTVFMSTHTLSLIEDVADRIGIIHQGKLLHTGTIEETLKLSENPGSLEDVFLEMTKGELE; this is encoded by the coding sequence ATGATACAGACCGAGAACTTGAGTAAGCGGTTCGGGAACAAGGCTGCTGTCTCTTCGCTGAACATCGCGATTGGACAGGGTGAGTTCTTCTGCTTTCTGGGACCCAATGGGGCGGGCAAGACGACCACAATCAAGATGCTGACGGGGCTGTTGAAACCCAGCGAGGGCAGGGCCCTCTTGGGCGGCTTCGACATTCAGGCGGATCCCGTGAGGACCAAATCCATCCTTGGTTACATACCAGACACGCCTTTCCTCTACGACAAACTGACCGGCCGCGAGTTCATGCGGTTCGTGGCGGGATTGTATCAGCTTCCGAAATCCGCGCTGAACGGGCGCAGCGAGGAACTGCTCGAGTTGTTCGAGGTCCGTCACGTGGGCGATCAGCTCATCGAGAACTACAGTCACGGCATGCGGCAGAAGCTGTCGTTCGCCTCGTGCTTCCTGCACGAACCGAAGATTATCGTTGTGGACGAGCCGTGGGTTGGACTCGATCCAAAGAACATACGCTTTGTGAAGGAGTATCTCAAGCAGAAGACGCGCGAAGGTCTTACGGTTTTCATGTCCACGCACACGCTGAGTCTTATAGAAGACGTTGCGGACCGCATCGGGATCATTCACCAGGGTAAATTGCTTCACACGGGCACGATTGAGGAGACGCTGAAACTCTCCGAGAACCCGGGTTCGCTCGAGGACGTATTCCTGGAAATGACGAAAGGCGAACTGGAATGA
- a CDS encoding CerR family C-terminal domain-containing protein gives MIGSIAAYATPDRIMDVAGELFAEQGFRQTSIRDICARANVNLAAVNYHFRDKDGLYEAILRRSLDRCVNSYPIADTEGTAEERLGAFVRMFLMRILGEGQPAWHGKLMAAELANPTGAWLKLVESVARPTHNVLLGIIRDYMNVTANTPQIEAITCSILGQCLFYRHSRPVAELLGVPVPASEAEIDALARHITQFSLSGLAGIRQVHTDG, from the coding sequence ATGATTGGATCAATTGCTGCCTACGCCACACCGGACCGAATTATGGACGTTGCGGGAGAGCTGTTTGCGGAGCAGGGCTTCCGGCAGACGAGCATACGGGACATTTGCGCTCGGGCCAACGTCAACCTGGCGGCGGTGAATTACCACTTCCGCGACAAGGACGGTTTATACGAGGCGATACTGCGGCGTTCGTTAGACCGTTGCGTAAACAGCTATCCGATAGCGGACACGGAGGGAACGGCGGAAGAACGCCTGGGCGCGTTCGTGCGCATGTTTCTGATGAGGATACTTGGCGAAGGCCAGCCGGCGTGGCACGGGAAGCTGATGGCGGCGGAATTGGCGAACCCGACCGGGGCGTGGTTGAAGCTGGTGGAAAGCGTGGCGCGCCCAACGCATAACGTCCTTCTTGGAATTATTCGCGATTACATGAATGTTACGGCAAACACGCCACAGATAGAAGCGATCACGTGCAGCATTCTGGGGCAATGCCTGTTCTATCGCCACTCACGTCCCGTGGCGGAACTGCTCGGCGTCCCGGTGCCGGCGAGCGAAGCGGAGATCGATGCGCTCGCGCGACATATTACGCAGTTCAGCCTGTCGGGGCTTGCCGGAATTCGACAGGTGCATACGGATGGCTAG
- a CDS encoding efflux transporter outer membrane subunit, whose amino-acid sequence MARWPFPLILVLSVAGCAVGPDYTPPEVSVASAWHAPSEGGETNAAADVTNWWKVFGDEALNALIAEASVSNFDVRIAEARVREARAARGIVRADLYPRLDVSGSYRRQQLTKPDAAEPSVSFGGGANDFSLSRSTTLRTGDFTFNSSSSATRLSALLFGGGGSQQVDQGGQGGVQGGGGFLKPFQNRNISFSPDSQPSFDRTQDLYQAGFDATWELDIFGGNRRAVEAANADIEASEEGRRDVLVSLLAEVARNYLTLREAQSRLGIAQENIAAQQGSVDLTQSRFDAGLTSELDVSRARAQLATTQSHVPALENIIASTLYRLGVLLGKDPAALYDELSVESPLPPTPPEVPVGVPSDLLRRRADIRRAERELAAATARIGEATADLFPKFSLTGNFGFQSDNANDFTIGANQVWGFGPSVRWPIFDAGRIRANIEVQNARQEQALIGYEQAVIGSLGDVETSLVAYAKEQQRYASLDTAVTSEKRAVELANERYTRGLSDFINVLDTQRALYLAQDQLVQSQTTVLLNLVTLYKALGGGWESFETATAPRSTSESTEQG is encoded by the coding sequence ATGGCTAGGTGGCCATTCCCGCTGATTTTGGTGCTATCCGTGGCGGGATGCGCGGTCGGACCCGATTACACACCACCCGAGGTCAGCGTCGCATCGGCGTGGCATGCGCCGTCCGAAGGCGGAGAGACCAACGCGGCTGCGGACGTCACCAACTGGTGGAAGGTATTCGGGGATGAAGCCCTAAATGCGCTGATCGCCGAAGCATCGGTTTCGAACTTCGACGTACGCATCGCGGAGGCGCGCGTGCGCGAAGCGCGCGCGGCGCGCGGGATAGTGCGCGCGGATCTTTATCCGAGGCTCGACGTGTCGGGTTCGTATCGTCGCCAGCAATTGACGAAACCGGATGCGGCCGAGCCTTCGGTGAGTTTCGGGGGCGGCGCAAACGATTTCTCGCTTTCGCGCAGCACAACGTTGCGCACGGGAGATTTTACGTTCAACTCCTCGTCGTCCGCGACGCGCTTGAGCGCGCTGTTGTTTGGCGGAGGCGGTTCGCAACAGGTTGACCAGGGCGGTCAAGGCGGTGTGCAGGGCGGCGGCGGTTTCTTGAAGCCGTTCCAGAACCGAAACATTTCGTTTTCGCCCGACAGTCAGCCATCGTTCGACCGCACGCAGGATTTGTATCAGGCGGGATTCGACGCGACGTGGGAGTTGGACATTTTTGGCGGGAACCGGCGCGCGGTTGAGGCGGCGAACGCGGATATTGAAGCATCGGAGGAAGGCCGACGCGACGTGCTGGTGTCGCTGCTGGCGGAGGTTGCCCGGAACTATCTGACGTTGCGCGAGGCGCAGTCGCGTCTCGGGATTGCCCAGGAAAATATTGCGGCGCAGCAAGGGTCTGTCGATCTGACTCAGTCGCGCTTCGACGCGGGATTGACGAGCGAGCTGGATGTATCGCGGGCGCGCGCGCAATTGGCGACGACTCAGTCTCACGTGCCGGCGCTGGAGAACATTATTGCGTCGACCCTCTATCGGCTGGGCGTGCTGCTGGGGAAGGACCCGGCCGCGCTGTATGACGAATTGAGCGTGGAAAGTCCCCTCCCTCCCACGCCGCCCGAGGTACCGGTCGGCGTGCCGTCGGATTTGTTGCGCCGCCGCGCGGACATACGCCGCGCCGAGCGCGAGTTGGCCGCGGCGACCGCGCGGATCGGGGAGGCAACGGCCGATTTGTTCCCAAAGTTTTCGCTTACGGGCAATTTTGGGTTCCAGAGCGACAACGCGAACGACTTTACGATCGGCGCGAACCAGGTGTGGGGATTCGGCCCGTCGGTTCGTTGGCCGATCTTTGACGCGGGACGCATCCGCGCGAACATCGAGGTGCAGAACGCGCGGCAAGAACAAGCGCTGATTGGGTATGAGCAGGCTGTGATCGGATCGCTCGGAGACGTCGAGACAAGCCTGGTTGCCTATGCAAAGGAACAGCAACGTTACGCATCGCTCGATACGGCGGTGACTTCCGAGAAGCGCGCGGTGGAATTGGCGAACGAACGCTACACCCGCGGATTGAGCGATTTCATCAACGTGCTTGATACGCAACGCGCATTGTATCTCGCGCAGGACCAGTTGGTGCAGAGTCAAACCACCGTACTGCTTAACCTCGTAACACTGTACAAGGCGCTTGGCGGCGGGTGGGAGTCGTTCGAGACGGCCACGGCGCCGCGGTCCACGAGCGAGTCAACCGAGCAAGGATAA
- a CDS encoding efflux RND transporter periplasmic adaptor subunit, whose product MQSKILTRAASLFLAGFVGVAALAAQGPPSGPPPPPDVSVITVQPRLVPVTFSYSGVTAASKTVEIRARVQGYLESREFEEGALVKEGTRLFTIDPRTFEADTEIAGARVEQAEARRKLADQEVKRMKSVTLPGAVAATDIDSADAELAEATASLRLAKAELAKAELELSYTKIDAPLTGLIGKAQKEIGSLVDIGENSLLAVMHQVEPIYVSLRVAERDFLAWRNESESGALVKIDGHEPYMEITLNDLSTYEKRGTINYLSPDLSMETGSYEVRAAFENPDVKLRPGQFIKGHIKGWARPNSITVPQRAVNQSPQGSFVYIVGDDNIAQPRPVELGHWTGADWIVLSGLSGGERVIVEGLTKVRPGSEVKPGPSPDQPTEPRSNQAAP is encoded by the coding sequence ATGCAATCGAAGATTCTTACGCGCGCGGCCTCGTTGTTTTTGGCCGGGTTCGTTGGCGTCGCAGCTTTGGCAGCGCAAGGGCCGCCGAGCGGCCCTCCCCCGCCGCCCGACGTTTCGGTGATTACCGTGCAACCGCGGCTGGTACCGGTGACGTTTTCGTATTCCGGCGTTACGGCGGCGTCAAAGACCGTAGAGATACGCGCGCGCGTGCAGGGATATCTCGAGTCCCGCGAATTCGAGGAAGGTGCGCTCGTGAAAGAAGGCACGCGCCTATTCACGATCGATCCACGGACATTCGAAGCTGACACGGAGATCGCGGGTGCGCGCGTCGAGCAGGCGGAGGCGCGGCGCAAACTTGCGGACCAGGAAGTGAAGCGCATGAAATCGGTAACGCTGCCGGGGGCTGTCGCCGCGACGGACATCGACAGCGCAGATGCCGAACTTGCAGAGGCGACCGCATCACTTCGATTGGCGAAGGCAGAACTGGCGAAAGCGGAACTCGAACTGAGTTACACGAAGATCGACGCGCCGCTGACGGGGCTTATCGGCAAGGCGCAAAAGGAGATTGGCAGTCTCGTTGACATTGGCGAGAACAGCCTATTGGCGGTGATGCACCAAGTCGAGCCGATCTATGTGAGCCTGCGGGTGGCGGAGCGCGATTTCCTTGCGTGGCGGAACGAATCCGAGAGCGGCGCGTTAGTAAAGATCGACGGCCATGAGCCGTACATGGAGATTACGTTGAACGATTTGTCCACATACGAGAAGCGTGGGACGATCAATTATCTCTCGCCGGATTTGAGCATGGAAACCGGCAGTTACGAAGTACGCGCGGCGTTCGAAAACCCAGATGTGAAGTTGCGGCCCGGACAATTCATCAAGGGACATATCAAGGGATGGGCGCGGCCGAACAGCATCACGGTGCCGCAGCGCGCGGTGAACCAATCGCCGCAGGGGTCCTTTGTGTACATTGTGGGCGACGACAACATAGCGCAGCCGCGACCGGTGGAACTTGGGCACTGGACGGGCGCCGACTGGATCGTCCTTTCGGGGCTTTCCGGCGGCGAGCGAGTCATCGTTGAAGGCTTAACGAAGGTCCGGCCCGGCAGCGAAGTGAAGCCAGGGCCGTCGCCGGATCAACCCACTGAACCGAGATCCAACCAGGCAGCACCGTGA
- a CDS encoding multidrug efflux RND transporter permease subunit, with the protein MISRFFIDRPVFASVISIIIALCGVVSITMLPIEQSPEITPPTVDITARYPGANAEVVAESVATPIEQELSGIENLLYYQSQSANDGSLAITLTFEIGCDLDIAAVETQNRLKRAEPRLPQEVIRQGIAVNKRSNNILGVVALNSTNPKHTDLYLSNYATIYMVDALKRVPGVGDALIFGGKDYSMRVWLNPHKVSARGMTVTEVADAIREENDLYAAGRIGAPPNSGEVELTIPVITRSRLDDPAEFENIILKANPDGSTVRVKDVGRVELGSFSYDSFGRLNSKPTTFVLIFLQPGANSLSTMNGLRDQLEILKQSFPEGVTYDIPFNTTKFVRVSIEEVVKTFLEATALVVLVVFVFLGSWRATIIPLLAIPVAIIGTFTGMLVMGFSINSLTLFGLVLAIGIVVDDAIVVVENVERIMHEEGLAVREATIKAMEQVTGPVIAIVLVLTAVYLPVAFLGGITGVMFRQFGITIAFSVMISGLVALTLSPALCRLLLRPNHNKLFLFRWFDRLFARTTRFYTGTVRLVIRYGVVSLAVFGVVIYATYDLFQRVPSSFIPQEDQGYFLVVTMLPQGASLERTSAVMSKVEEFLLQQPEVEKVVTLGGQDFLAGRSPTTSAGAMFVNLKDWSERRSPGSHVNALVGRVFGAFGNLQEATVLAFNPPAIRGLGFRAGFEMQLEGRGDSDIRKLGEISNAFMAELQKDPMLSGISGVLNLTQPQLFVDVDRDRAKTLGLPINRVYESLQAYLGSLYVNDFNKYGRIYRVQVQAEPPYRRTPDDLGRIYVRNNYGEMVPLSGVLNTHFQSGPNVVSRFNSYPTVQITGAPVQGISTGQALARIDEIAASALPDGYGIDWSGVSYQERKAGNQAPYIILFGLTIVFLVLAAQYEKWSLPFAVLLAVPFGALGAVLAVYLRSFVGDISRDIYFQIGLLTLVGLSAKNAILIVEFCSALHEKGMGIVEAALEAARLRLRPIVMTSLAFILGVLPLVVGQGAGAGGRHSIGTGVMGGMLASTFLAILFVPLFFTLIERLTERIRAPKRASLQETIS; encoded by the coding sequence GTGATTTCACGATTTTTCATTGATCGTCCTGTTTTTGCGTCGGTGATATCGATCATCATCGCGCTGTGCGGAGTGGTGTCGATCACGATGCTCCCGATCGAACAGTCGCCGGAAATCACGCCGCCGACGGTGGACATCACGGCGCGGTATCCCGGCGCGAACGCGGAAGTCGTTGCGGAATCCGTCGCGACGCCGATCGAGCAGGAACTCAGCGGTATCGAGAACCTTCTTTATTACCAGTCGCAGAGCGCAAATGACGGCAGCCTGGCGATTACGCTGACGTTCGAGATTGGATGCGACCTCGATATCGCCGCCGTTGAAACGCAAAACCGGTTGAAGCGCGCGGAACCGCGCCTTCCCCAGGAGGTGATCCGGCAAGGCATAGCCGTCAACAAGCGGTCGAACAACATACTGGGCGTGGTGGCACTGAATTCGACGAATCCGAAACACACCGATCTCTACCTCAGCAACTACGCGACAATTTATATGGTGGATGCGTTGAAGCGCGTGCCGGGGGTCGGCGATGCGCTGATTTTCGGCGGCAAAGACTACTCGATGCGCGTGTGGTTGAACCCGCACAAGGTGTCGGCGCGCGGGATGACGGTGACGGAAGTGGCGGACGCGATACGCGAGGAAAACGACCTGTACGCCGCGGGCCGCATCGGCGCTCCGCCGAACTCGGGCGAAGTGGAACTGACCATCCCGGTGATTACGCGGAGCCGGCTCGACGATCCCGCGGAGTTCGAGAACATCATATTGAAGGCGAACCCGGACGGATCGACGGTCCGCGTGAAGGACGTTGGCCGCGTCGAGCTGGGATCGTTCAGCTACGATTCGTTTGGACGGTTGAACAGCAAGCCGACCACGTTTGTGCTGATCTTTTTGCAGCCGGGCGCCAATTCCCTGAGCACGATGAACGGGCTGCGCGATCAGTTGGAGATTCTGAAGCAGTCGTTCCCGGAAGGCGTTACATACGATATACCGTTCAACACGACCAAGTTCGTGCGCGTTTCGATCGAGGAAGTCGTGAAGACATTCCTCGAAGCGACGGCGCTTGTGGTGTTGGTGGTGTTTGTTTTCCTCGGAAGCTGGCGCGCGACGATCATCCCGCTGCTGGCGATACCGGTGGCAATCATCGGCACGTTCACCGGCATGTTGGTGATGGGCTTTTCGATCAACTCGCTCACGTTGTTCGGATTGGTTTTGGCAATCGGTATCGTGGTGGACGATGCGATTGTCGTGGTGGAAAACGTGGAGCGAATCATGCACGAAGAGGGCCTTGCGGTGCGCGAGGCGACGATCAAGGCAATGGAGCAGGTGACCGGGCCGGTCATCGCGATTGTGCTGGTGTTGACCGCGGTGTACTTGCCGGTCGCCTTTCTCGGCGGCATCACGGGCGTGATGTTCCGCCAGTTCGGCATCACGATCGCATTCTCGGTGATGATCTCCGGCCTCGTGGCGCTGACGCTGAGTCCCGCGCTGTGCCGACTGCTGCTTCGCCCCAACCACAACAAGCTATTTCTCTTTCGGTGGTTCGATCGGCTTTTTGCGCGCACCACGCGCTTCTACACCGGGACCGTGCGGCTTGTCATTCGGTACGGGGTAGTTTCGCTCGCGGTGTTCGGCGTCGTCATCTATGCAACATACGACTTGTTCCAACGCGTACCCAGTTCGTTCATTCCGCAAGAGGACCAGGGATACTTCCTCGTAGTGACCATGCTGCCGCAGGGCGCATCGCTCGAGCGCACGAGCGCGGTGATGAGCAAGGTCGAGGAATTCCTGTTGCAGCAGCCGGAAGTGGAAAAGGTCGTGACGCTTGGCGGCCAGGATTTTCTTGCGGGCCGGTCGCCGACAACGAGCGCCGGCGCGATGTTTGTGAATTTGAAGGATTGGTCGGAGCGCAGGTCGCCCGGATCGCACGTGAATGCATTGGTTGGGCGCGTGTTCGGCGCGTTTGGAAACCTTCAAGAGGCGACTGTCCTTGCGTTCAATCCACCGGCGATTCGCGGGCTTGGGTTCCGCGCGGGGTTCGAGATGCAGCTTGAAGGGCGCGGCGACAGCGACATTCGTAAACTGGGCGAGATATCGAACGCGTTCATGGCGGAACTCCAAAAGGACCCGATGCTGAGCGGAATTTCGGGCGTGCTCAACCTGACGCAACCGCAACTGTTCGTTGACGTGGATCGAGATCGCGCGAAGACGCTGGGGTTGCCTATCAACCGCGTGTACGAGAGTCTGCAGGCGTACTTGGGTTCGTTGTACGTTAACGACTTCAACAAGTATGGGCGCATCTACCGCGTCCAGGTCCAGGCGGAACCGCCGTACCGCCGGACGCCGGACGATCTTGGACGAATCTACGTGCGCAATAATTACGGAGAGATGGTGCCGTTGTCGGGCGTGCTCAACACCCATTTCCAGTCCGGGCCGAACGTCGTGAGCCGGTTTAACAGCTACCCCACGGTTCAGATCACGGGCGCACCGGTGCAGGGCATCAGTACGGGGCAGGCATTGGCGCGGATCGACGAGATTGCGGCTTCGGCGCTGCCGGATGGGTACGGTATCGATTGGAGCGGTGTGTCGTATCAAGAGCGCAAGGCGGGCAACCAGGCGCCGTATATCATCCTTTTTGGATTGACGATTGTGTTTCTGGTGCTTGCGGCGCAGTACGAAAAGTGGTCGCTGCCGTTCGCGGTCTTGCTGGCGGTCCCGTTCGGCGCGTTGGGCGCGGTGTTGGCGGTATACTTGCGCAGCTTCGTTGGCGACATTTCGCGCGATATCTATTTCCAGATTGGCCTGCTGACGCTGGTCGGGTTGTCCGCCAAGAATGCGATTTTGATCGTCGAATTCTGTTCCGCGCTGCACGAGAAGGGGATGGGCATCGTGGAGGCGGCGTTGGAAGCGGCGCGGCTGCGGCTGCGGCCGATTGTGATGACGTCGCTCGCATTCATTCTTGGCGTGCTGCCGTTGGTCGTGGGGCAGGGCGCGGGCGCGGGCGGCCGGCATTCCATTGGGACCGGCGTTATGGGCGGAATGTTGGCGTCAACATTCCTGGCGATTCTGTTTGTGCCGTTGTTCTTTACGCTAATCGAACGGTTGACCGAGCGAATCCGCGCACCGAAGCGCGCGTCGCTGCAGGAAACAATTTCATGA
- a CDS encoding YjbQ family protein, whose translation MIELDISTSEHCQFLNIDHRVQQAVEESGVTDGVCVVVVPHTTAGITINENADPDVVCDMKLILERVAPWEGGYAHAEGNSAAHVKASMMGNSVQVIIRNGRLQFGTWQSIYVCEFDGPRSRKVWVQVAPA comes from the coding sequence ATGATCGAACTCGATATATCGACGTCCGAACACTGCCAGTTTTTGAATATCGACCATCGGGTGCAGCAGGCCGTGGAGGAATCGGGCGTGACGGACGGCGTGTGCGTGGTGGTCGTGCCGCACACGACGGCGGGAATCACGATAAACGAGAATGCCGATCCGGATGTCGTGTGCGATATGAAGTTGATTTTGGAGCGCGTGGCGCCGTGGGAAGGCGGTTACGCCCACGCCGAAGGCAATTCCGCCGCGCACGTCAAGGCCAGCATGATGGGAAACAGCGTGCAGGTCATCATCCGCAACGGTCGGTTGCAGTTCGGGACGTGGCAGTCGATCTACGTTTGCGAGTTCGATGGCCCCCGCAGTCGGAAGGTGTGGGTACAGGTTGCACCGGCGTAG
- a CDS encoding ankyrin repeat domain-containing protein, with product MSTTMRCCICIVGGVGLLLAVSGCTGSAALPKDAEPPTDPASQLFAAVANGDADQVASLLDATPALISEVGAGGGTPLHVAASKGNVEMVKLLLEKGADPTLLDDEGATPAQAAEVSGVSKDVIDLLAPPQ from the coding sequence ATGAGCACAACGATGCGCTGTTGCATATGTATTGTCGGTGGTGTTGGTCTGCTGCTGGCCGTCTCCGGTTGCACAGGATCCGCGGCGCTCCCAAAAGATGCCGAGCCGCCGACTGATCCCGCCTCGCAGTTATTCGCCGCAGTCGCGAACGGCGACGCGGATCAGGTTGCCAGCCTGCTCGACGCGACACCGGCCTTGATTTCCGAAGTCGGCGCCGGCGGCGGAACGCCGCTTCACGTCGCAGCCTCCAAGGGAAACGTCGAGATGGTCAAGTTGCTGCTCGAAAAGGGCGCCGACCCAACTCTGCTGGACGACGAAGGAGCAACCCCGGCGCAAGCGGCCGAAGTGTCTGGAGTCAGCAAGGATGTGATCGATCTCCTGGCGCCGCCCCAATGA